The Flavobacterium johnsoniae UW101 genomic interval CGTCTGCCCGATTGGTTATGGAAACACAATCTTCATAAAGCCATTACACCAAAAAATATCGTAAGACTTGATCCGCCCAGATATTCAAACATAAAAGATCCTCAAACTACTATTTTAAATGCAGACTCATTAGTTACTTATGCCAGAGAACAGGCTTATTTGATAAACAATTTAATCAGCGCCAATAAATTTCCTTTTGTACTTGGCGGTGACTGCAGTATACTTTTAGGAACCGCAATGGCATTAAAGCAAAAAGGAAATTACGGTCTATTCTATCTCGACGGTCATACTGATTTTATGGATGTTTCTTTATCTGAAACCGGCGGTACAGGCGGCATGATTGCGTCTATTGTTACTGGAAACGGACACGAAAAATTAACCAATATTCTTAACTTGTCTCCATACATAAAAGAAGAAAACCTTTGGTGCGTGGGCAATCGCGAATATGATGACGAATACGAAAATGAAATCAGAAAATCTTCTGCAGTATATTTAAGTTTAAAAGAATTACGAAAACAAGGTATTAAAAACTCTGTACAGTCTTTTCTTTTAGAAGTTGAAAGTAAAAAGCTCGATGGTTTCTGGCTGCACATCGATGTCGATGTTTTAAACGACTCTGTTATGCCCTGCGTGGACAGCCGAACTCCAGACGGACTGACTTATGACGAATTTAATGAACTTACCTCCTATTTGTTTCAAAGTCAAAAACTAAGCGGACTCGAAATTACAATTCTCGATCCGGATTTAGACCAAACCGGAGAATACACTAAGGAATTTGTCGCTAATATTACCTCAACTTTTAATCAGAACTTCAACAATTAGTATTTAAAACTTAAAAAAGCTGCTTTTAAAAGAATAGAGCAGCAAATCATTTCATGGAAATAACCGAAATTAGAAATAAAGATTACGAAACACTGAAAAACCTATTTTTAAAAGAAAGACAAAGAACTTTTTCATGGCTTGATACCTCAGAATTTCAATTAGATGATTTTGAAAAACATACGCAGGGAGAACATATTCTGGTTGCATTATTAGACGACATTCCTGTAGGTTTTATTTCGATCTGGATGCCTGCTAATTTTATTCATCATTTGTATGTCGATCAAAAACACCAAGGCCGGAAAATTGGAACGGCATTATTAAAAGCTGCAATTAATAAATTTAAGCTTCCGCTGACTTTAAAATGCCTCGAAAACAATAGCAAGGCAGTAGAATTTTATATAAAAACAGGATTTACGGCAAAAGAAAAAGGCCAGTCCGGCAACGGAACTTATATTCTCTTTGAGCTTTCAAAAAATATTGATTAACCAAAAAAATCAAGAACTTATGAATAACAATTAAAAATCGTTGAAAAATTAAAATTTATCTGACCTGAAACTCAAAAATGGATAAAATTTCAACATAGAATAATCCCCAGATTTTACTTATATTGCAAGGAACAAAAATTACAAGCATGTCAAAAAATATTGAAAGTCTTATTCCGCACAGAGCACCATTTCTTTTCGTAGATGAAGTTATATCCTATACTAAAGAAGAAATAATTGGCTTTAAAACATTTGGCGAAAAAGACAACTGGTTAAAAAGTACTTTTAAAATATTCGATTTTATACCCGGAGCCATTTTAATAGAAGCTATGGCGCAATGCGGCGGTGCAGGCGTAAAACTTTTGGGAATAACAGATGGAATATTTGGTTTAGTAAGCATTGAAAATGCAGAATTTTACGGCAAAGCCAAATTTGGAGACAAAATAAAACTTGCAATTGAAAATATTCGTTTAGGCGAAAAAATAATAAAACAACAAGGAACTGCATACATCGACGACAAACCCATCGTTAAAGCCGGCTGGATGTGTGTAAAAATTTCATAGAGGCAAATTCAATATCAAATTCAATATCAAATTCAATATCAAATCTAAAATCTAAATTCTAAAATCTAAATTCTAAAATCTAAATTCTAAAATCTAAAATTAATCTTTGTCCGAAATCCCCCTTACAATTGTCTTTTAAAAACCCAACTTACTGATTTTTAAGTAATAAATTTGATATTCAATTTTAAAAACCATAAAAATGAATACAGCAGATTTTACTACAACAATACTTGTGAGCCAGTCACCAGAAGAAGTTTTTAATGCCGTTACCAATGTTCGAGGCTGGTGGTCTGAAGAAATAGAAGGAAATACAGCCGCACAAAATGATCAATTTGATTATCATTACGAAGACGTTCATCGTTGTAAAATAGAACTTATTGAAGTAATTCCGAATCAAAAAGTCGTTTGGTTAGTTAAAGAAAATTATTTCAATTTTACAGAAGACAAAACAGAATGGACGGGAACAAAACCTACTTTTGAAATTACAGCAAAAGACGGAAAAACAGAACTTCGTTTTACCCATTTTGGTTTAACTTCAGAATATGAATGTTTTGAAATCTGCCGAGGTGCCTGGACAAATTATATTCAAAATAGTTTAAAAAAACTTATTGAAACCGGAAAAGGCGAACCAAACGCAACTGGAAAACCACAAACAGAAAACGAAAAAAGATTATCCAAAAGCTAAAAAAACTCAGCAGCTTAGAAACTTAAAAGCTCAGAATCTTATTTAGACTACAACATTCGTAGATTTGGCTACAGCTGTTTATTTGATGCATTGCAACTTTGTAACATCAAAATTAGAACAGATGAAAATTACTATTACAGGTTCTCTAGGGAACATCAGCCAGCCTCTGGCAAAAGAATTAATACAAAAAGGACATACTGTTACCATAATTGCCAGCAGTACAGAAAGACAAGCCGAAATCGAAAAATTAGGCGCAAAAGCAGGTATTGGATCTGTAGAAGATTTAGCATTTTTAACTAAAACTTTTACAGATTCAGATGCTGTATATTGTATGATTCCGCGTGCCAATTATTTCGATCCAAATCTTGATTTAGATGCTTTTACCCGTAAAATTGGAAACAATTATGCCGAAGCAATCAAACAATCTGGTGTAAAACGCGTCGTTTTTCTGAGCAGTATTGGAGCGCATTTAAAAGAAAAATCAGGAATTATTCAGCGTTACAACGAAATCGAAGCCGTTTTAAATACATTATCAGATGTTTCGATAACATTTATGCGTCCAACTTCGTTCTATTACAATTTACTGGCTTACATTCCAATGATCAAAAATCTGGGCTTCATTGCTGCCAATTATGGAGCAGATTCTATGATTCCGTGGGTTTCACCAAATGATATTGCAGCAGCAATTGCGGAAGAAATCACAACTTCGTCTCAAGGAAAAAAAATCCGTTATGTGGCAAGCGAGGAACTAACCGGACACGAAACTGCAAAAATATTAGGCGCAGCAATAGGCAGACCAGACTTAAAATGGGAATTAATTAGTGATGAAGAAACCCTAAATGGCTTAATTTCTGCTGGTATGCAGCCAAAAATCGCGAACGGTCTGGTTGAAATGTATGCCGCACTATACAACGGTACACTGGCTCAGGATTATTTGAAAAACAAACCGGCAGTTTTAGGAAAAACAAAACTGACAGATTATGCAGAAGAATTTGCTGCAATTTATAATTAAAAAATAAGTAATTTAGGTTATGGCAAATCAGCAGCCGCATCGAGTAAAAAGCATAAGCGAATTTCATGAGTTTCGAGATTTGCCAAAACCTGAACACCCTTTAGTGAGTGTTTATAATTTTGAAGATTTAAAATACCTCAACAAAGAAGAACCCAAAAGTCTTATTCTTGATTTTTATTCCATTGCATTAAAAAGAAATGCAAATGCCAAAATGCGCTACGGCCAGCAGGAATACGATTTTAAAGAAGGCGTTTTATTATTTATTGCTCCGGGTCAGGTTTTTTCTATCGAAGGCAATTCAGAACTGCAGCATACAGGACATTCCCTTTTAATTCATCCTGATTTTTTATGGAATACACCGCTTGCCCAGAAAATAAAACAATATGAATATTTTGGATATGCAGTTCATGAAGCCCTGCATCTTTCTGATAAAGAAGAAAAAATGATTATTGATATCATGAAAAATATTCAGCAGGAATACCGGTCTAACATTGACAAATTCAGCCAGGACGTAATTATTGCGCAAATCGAATTATTGCTTACCTATTCTGAACGCTTTTACAACCGCCAGTTTATAACCAGAAAAATAAACAATCATGAAATTCTGGCTCGTTTAGAAAAACTGCTCGAAGAATATTTCAACAATGATTCAATTATAAAAAAAGGAATTCCTACGGTACAGTACATTGCAGAAAATCTAAATGTTTCGCCCAATTATTTAAGCGGACTTTTAAAACATCTCACAGGACAGAGCACCCAGCAGCACATTCATAATAAACTCATAGAAAAAGCAAAAGAAAAACTTTCTACAACCAATTTATCTGTAAGTGAAATTGCTTTCGAATTAGGTTTCGAGCATCAGCAATCGTTTAGTAAATTATTTAAAACCAAGACAAACGTTTCGCCTTTAGAGTTCAGGCAGTCTTTCAATTAAAAAATATTTTAAGTAAATGCAATTCATAATTTTCATAAATTCGTAAGAACAAAATAAAAATTATGAACCCCTTTTTAAGAAATACTCTGGCCGTTACTGTCGGAATTATCATTGGAAGTTTAATAAACATGAGCATAATTTTAATCAGCAGTTCGATAATCCCTCTTCCGGAAGGAGCTGATAACAGAACAATACAAGGACTTCAAAAAACAATTCACTTATTTGA includes:
- a CDS encoding SDR family oxidoreductase, with the translated sequence MKITITGSLGNISQPLAKELIQKGHTVTIIASSTERQAEIEKLGAKAGIGSVEDLAFLTKTFTDSDAVYCMIPRANYFDPNLDLDAFTRKIGNNYAEAIKQSGVKRVVFLSSIGAHLKEKSGIIQRYNEIEAVLNTLSDVSITFMRPTSFYYNLLAYIPMIKNLGFIAANYGADSMIPWVSPNDIAAAIAEEITTSSQGKKIRYVASEELTGHETAKILGAAIGRPDLKWELISDEETLNGLISAGMQPKIANGLVEMYAALYNGTLAQDYLKNKPAVLGKTKLTDYAEEFAAIYN
- a CDS encoding GNAT family N-acetyltransferase; translated protein: MEITEIRNKDYETLKNLFLKERQRTFSWLDTSEFQLDDFEKHTQGEHILVALLDDIPVGFISIWMPANFIHHLYVDQKHQGRKIGTALLKAAINKFKLPLTLKCLENNSKAVEFYIKTGFTAKEKGQSGNGTYILFELSKNID
- a CDS encoding helix-turn-helix domain-containing protein, with amino-acid sequence MANQQPHRVKSISEFHEFRDLPKPEHPLVSVYNFEDLKYLNKEEPKSLILDFYSIALKRNANAKMRYGQQEYDFKEGVLLFIAPGQVFSIEGNSELQHTGHSLLIHPDFLWNTPLAQKIKQYEYFGYAVHEALHLSDKEEKMIIDIMKNIQQEYRSNIDKFSQDVIIAQIELLLTYSERFYNRQFITRKINNHEILARLEKLLEEYFNNDSIIKKGIPTVQYIAENLNVSPNYLSGLLKHLTGQSTQQHIHNKLIEKAKEKLSTTNLSVSEIAFELGFEHQQSFSKLFKTKTNVSPLEFRQSFN
- a CDS encoding 3-hydroxyacyl-ACP dehydratase FabZ family protein yields the protein MSKNIESLIPHRAPFLFVDEVISYTKEEIIGFKTFGEKDNWLKSTFKIFDFIPGAILIEAMAQCGGAGVKLLGITDGIFGLVSIENAEFYGKAKFGDKIKLAIENIRLGEKIIKQQGTAYIDDKPIVKAGWMCVKIS
- a CDS encoding SRPBCC family protein is translated as MNTADFTTTILVSQSPEEVFNAVTNVRGWWSEEIEGNTAAQNDQFDYHYEDVHRCKIELIEVIPNQKVVWLVKENYFNFTEDKTEWTGTKPTFEITAKDGKTELRFTHFGLTSEYECFEICRGAWTNYIQNSLKKLIETGKGEPNATGKPQTENEKRLSKS
- a CDS encoding arginase family protein encodes the protein MKEITIVEFTSNLGLKEPQTGKEPGVNRLPDWLWKHNLHKAITPKNIVRLDPPRYSNIKDPQTTILNADSLVTYAREQAYLINNLISANKFPFVLGGDCSILLGTAMALKQKGNYGLFYLDGHTDFMDVSLSETGGTGGMIASIVTGNGHEKLTNILNLSPYIKEENLWCVGNREYDDEYENEIRKSSAVYLSLKELRKQGIKNSVQSFLLEVESKKLDGFWLHIDVDVLNDSVMPCVDSRTPDGLTYDEFNELTSYLFQSQKLSGLEITILDPDLDQTGEYTKEFVANITSTFNQNFNN